In Nymphaea colorata isolate Beijing-Zhang1983 chromosome 3, ASM883128v2, whole genome shotgun sequence, a genomic segment contains:
- the LOC116250091 gene encoding uncharacterized protein LOC116250091 isoform X3, translated as MESKSAKSGTPHDNTEDAACKSNLLQASDNVDEDDISKVETATMLDSLGEASETVLISDVEPSEPQNVGDNAVVWKAVMHEQSGRYYYWNIETGETSWERPNSLTSELLTVGGEGETSAITDGGGVLLAPKEFLVLNGEPTAPADVHLSEGSEFATPLNNLSSIFDDTKPEDVREVKISISDDGRNSVAEDSFVDTEGTQTLSVDLVSGTKVAVQDAIIDSRHENSLDNGGSSAKIIQDEECKGKLVESDQLIERCNCLLGRLNELHRLDGTIEGHNRRSKYSLEVEVRLSDCKALSAFGFSLLPLWLHIEARLEQLAVIIDEEEAAFLASRHVKADESHYSSPGRCKYNAHQNSTAESEAKLGDRHLDASVIDGSGMMKPGTTVEKTIEQPSVPSDDTGCDSPSKFPNKAAVNGLLEEGEIESSLLDDHVDSSPNPEIDGTGGQEVSEPYSGKTADLVENLHHDVDMDVDMEVDEDSENQNVVPQTTSSTNYSLPAEHQIFASQPSVDPLPPIPAPVGEPCPPPPSEEPPEEDWIPPPPPDNDPTPPPPPDDPPVPQYASSSLYAHHENMYPPLPYTQHYSFTYTVPGLDYYGVTATEVPDGVYYSHSVAVGSQLEVQVPGYEEMVNPIAEAPSVITNPVGPVLYYEAPGTESSASVSQSSGYHDILGSISYQETLGAIGSTCDSLQSLEVEGDASPFRSSTQEAPKQIAASSAMLPVRESSTVTTATAAAAAAAAAATKNPSKVGRVKKKTVSVASTLRSNKKVSSLVDKWKAAKEELHAEEKDEPENAYEILERKRQREIEEWHAKQIASGEAQENANFQPLGGDWRERVKRKRAEKKGIETETESDQAPIGKQQPDVTKLSENLPSGWQAYWDESSSQVYYGNSLTMETTWTRPVS; from the exons ATGGAAAGTAAGAGTGCCAAATCAGGTACTCCCCATGACAACACAGAAGATGCTGCCTGTAAATCTAATCTGTTGCAAGCTAGCGATAATGTGGACGAGGATGATATTTCTAAAGTTGAAACAGCTACTATGTTGGATTCACTTGGTGAAGCTAGTGAGACAGTTTTAATATCTGATGTGGAGCCTTCCGAACCACAAAATGTGGGGGATAATGCAGTTGTTTGGAAAGCTGTGATGCATGAGCAGAGCGGTCGTTATTATTACTGGAACATTGAGACCGGTGAGACTTCATGGGAAAGGCCAAATTCTTTGACTTCAGAACTGTTGACGGTTGGTGGTGAAGGAGAAACTTCTGCCATCACAGATGGTGGTGGTGTGCTGTTAGCCCCAAAAGAGTTTCTTGTGCTAAATGGGGAACCTACTGCTCCTGCTGATGTTCATTTATCTGAGGGATCTGAGTTTGCCACACCTTTGAATAATCTTTCAAGCATTTTTGATGATACAAAGCCTGAAGATGTGCGTGAAGTGAAAATTTCAATATCCGATGATGGCAGGAATAGTGTTGCAGAAGACTCATTTGTGGATACTGAAGGAACGCAAACATTGTCTGTTGATTTAGTGAGTGGCACAAAAGTGGCGGTGCAGGATGCTATTATTGATAGCAGGCATGAGAATTCTTTGGATAATGGAGGAAGTAGTGCTAAGATCATTCAGGACGAAGAATGCAAAGGGAAGCTTGTCGAGTCAGATCAGCTTATTGAACGCTGCAATTGCTTGTTGGGGAGGCTAAATGAGCTGCATAG GCTTGATGGTACGATTGAGGGGCACAATAGGAGGTCTAAGTACTCGTTGGAAGTCGAGGTGAGACTTTCAGACTGCAAAGCCCTTTCagcttttggtttttctctGCTTCCACTTTGGTTGCACATTGAGGCACGCCTTGAGCAACTTGCTGTCATAATCGACGAAGAAGAAGCTGCTTTTTTGGCATCCAGACATGTGAAGGCAGATGAATCCCATTATTCTTCACCTGGAAGATGCAAATACAATGCCCACCAAAATTCTACTGCAGAATCTGAGGCTAAACTTGGGGATCGACATCTAGATGCTTCTGTGATTGATGGCAGTGGCATGATGAAACCAGGTACTACTGTAGAGAAGACAATTGAGCAACCTTCTGTTCCTAGTGATGATACTGGTTGTGATTCTCCATCCAAATTTCCTAACAAGGCTGCTGTAAATGGTCTGctggaagaaggagaaattgaATCAAGTCTCCTTGATGACCATGTTGACTCAAGCCCAAATCCTGAAATTGACGGAACTGGTGGGCAAGAGGTTTCTGAACCTTATTCAGGGAAAACTGCTGACTTGGTGGAGAATTTGCATCATGATGTAGATATGGATGTTGACATGGAAGTCGATGAAGATAGTGAAAACCAAAATGTGGTGCCACAGACAACCTCTAGCACCAACTACTCCTTGCCTGCAGAGCATCAGATCTTTGCAAGTCAACCTTCGGTGGATCCTTTACCTCCAATTCCAGCCCCAGTTGGTGAACCATGTCCACCCCCTCCTTCAGAGGAGCCTCCGGAGGAGGATTGGattcctccacctcctcctgaCAATGACCCGACCCCTCCACCACCTCCAGATGATCCACCTGTGCCTCAATATGCTTCATCTTCTCTGTATGCTCATCATGAAAACATGTATCCTCCTTTACCATACACCCAGCATTACAGTTTCACATACACAGTTCCAGGTCTTGATTATTATGGAGTCACTGCCACTGAGGTTCCTGATGGCGTCTATTATTCTCATAGTGTTGCTGTTGGCAGTCAGCTTGAAGTTCAAGTACCGGGTTATGAGGAAATGGTGAATCCCATTGCTGAAGCCCCTTCTGTGATAACTAACCCAGTTGGACCTGTGCTATATTATGAAGCTCCAGGAACAGAATCTTCAGCATCTGTATCACAATCCTCTGGATACCATGACATTTTGGGAAGTATTTCCTATCAAGAGACATTGGGTGCTATCGGATCTACATGTGATTCATTACAGAGTCTTGAAGTAGAGGGTGATGCATCACCCTTCCGTAGTAGTACACAGGAGGCACCTAAACAAATTGCAGCTTCATCAGCCATGTTACCAGTACGAGAGAGTTCTACAGTTACAACTGccacagcagcagcagcagcagctgctGCTGCAGCTACAAAAAATCCATCTAAAG TAGGCCGTGTTAAGAAGAAAACAGTTTCTGTTGCATCAACTTTGAGGTCAAATAAGAAGGTCTCCTCGTTGGTAGATAAG TGGAAAGCTGCCAAGGAGGAATTGCATGCAGAAGAGAAGGATGAACCTGAAAATGCATATGAGATACTTGAGAGAAAGCGccagagagagatagag GAATGGCATGCAAAGCAGATTGCGAGTGGAGAGGCTCAGGAGAATGCTAATTTTCAGCCTCTTGGTGGTGACTG GAGGGAAAGGGTGAAACGGAAGAGAGCAGAGAAGAAAGGTATCGAGACAGAAACTGAGTCGGACCAAGCACCTATAGGAAAGCAGCAGCCTGACGTAACCAAACTCTCAGAAAACCTTCCTTCTGGATGGCAG GCATATTGGGATGAGTCTTCTAGTCAAGTTTACTATGGGAACTCATTGACTATGGAAACCACTTGGACTAGGCCGGTTTCTTGA
- the LOC116250091 gene encoding uncharacterized protein LOC116250091 isoform X2, giving the protein MGKRKERRLAAMMAANRRVKLDLFAEPTGEMVEASLNDEAGGGFDQNDHPVECKSPSSSGKPPENPLLLLGQYSDDELDEAEVDKLHFAATENSHAGKVLEANREGDDVMESKSAKSGTPHDNTEDAACKSNLLQASDNVDEDDISKVETATMLDSLGEASETVLISDVEPSEPQNVGDNAVVWKAVMHEQSGRYYYWNIETGETSWERPNSLTSELLTVGGEGETSAITDGGGVLLAPKEFLVLNGEPTAPADVHLSEGSEFATPLNNLSSIFDDTKPEDVREVKISISDDGRNSVAEDSFVDTEGTQTLSVDLVSGTKVAVQDAIIDSRHENSLDNGGSSAKIIQDEECKGKLVESDQLIERCNCLLGRLNELHRLDGTIEGHNRRSKYSLEVEVRLSDCKALSAFGFSLLPLWLHIEARLEQLAVIIDEEEAAFLASRHVKADESHYSSPGRCKYNAHQNSTAESEAKLGDRHLDASVIDGSGMMKPGTTVEKTIEQPSVPSDDTGCDSPSKFPNKAAVNGLLEEGEIESSLLDDHVDSSPNPEIDGTGGQEVSEPYSGKTADLVENLHHDVDMDVDMEVDEDSENQNVVPQTTSSTNYSLPAEHQIFASQPSVDPLPPIPAPVGEPCPPPPSEEPPEEDWIPPPPPDNDPTPPPPPDDPPVPQYASSSLYAHHENMYPPLPYTQHYSFTYTVPGLDYYGVTATEVPDGVYYSHSVAVGSQLEVQVPGYEEMVNPIAEAPSVITNPVGPVLYYEAPGTESSASVSQSSGYHDILGSISYQETLGAIGSTCDSLQSLEVEGDASPFRSSTQEAPKQIAASSAMLPVRESSTVTTATAAAAAAAAAATKNPSKVGRVKKKTVSVASTLRSNKKVSSLVDKWKAAKEELHAEEKDEPENAYEILERKRQREIEEWHAKQIASGEAQENANFQPLGGDWRERVKRKRAEKKGIETETESDQAPIGKQQPDVTKLSENLPSGWQAYWDESSSQVYYGNSLTMETTWTRPVS; this is encoded by the exons ATGGGTAAGAGGAAAGAGAGGCGACTCGCCGCCATGATGGCCGCCAACCGCCGTGTGAAGCTCGATCTCTTTGCGGAACCCACTG GAGAGATGGTTGAAGCCTCTTTAAATGATGAAGCTGGAGGGGGTTTTGATCAAAATGATCACCCTGTGGAATGCAAGTCACCATCTTCTTCAG gTAAACCCCCAGAGAACCCTTTGCTTTTGCTTGGACAATATAGCGATGATGAATTGGATGAGGCAGAGGTCGACAAACTTCATTTTGCTGCAACTGAGAATTCTCATGCTGGAAAG GTATTGGAAGCGAATCGAGAGGGCGATGATGTGATGGAAAGTAAGAGTGCCAAATCAGGTACTCCCCATGACAACACAGAAGATGCTGCCTGTAAATCTAATCTGTTGCAAGCTAGCGATAATGTGGACGAGGATGATATTTCTAAAGTTGAAACAGCTACTATGTTGGATTCACTTGGTGAAGCTAGTGAGACAGTTTTAATATCTGATGTGGAGCCTTCCGAACCACAAAATGTGGGGGATAATGCAGTTGTTTGGAAAGCTGTGATGCATGAGCAGAGCGGTCGTTATTATTACTGGAACATTGAGACCGGTGAGACTTCATGGGAAAGGCCAAATTCTTTGACTTCAGAACTGTTGACGGTTGGTGGTGAAGGAGAAACTTCTGCCATCACAGATGGTGGTGGTGTGCTGTTAGCCCCAAAAGAGTTTCTTGTGCTAAATGGGGAACCTACTGCTCCTGCTGATGTTCATTTATCTGAGGGATCTGAGTTTGCCACACCTTTGAATAATCTTTCAAGCATTTTTGATGATACAAAGCCTGAAGATGTGCGTGAAGTGAAAATTTCAATATCCGATGATGGCAGGAATAGTGTTGCAGAAGACTCATTTGTGGATACTGAAGGAACGCAAACATTGTCTGTTGATTTAGTGAGTGGCACAAAAGTGGCGGTGCAGGATGCTATTATTGATAGCAGGCATGAGAATTCTTTGGATAATGGAGGAAGTAGTGCTAAGATCATTCAGGACGAAGAATGCAAAGGGAAGCTTGTCGAGTCAGATCAGCTTATTGAACGCTGCAATTGCTTGTTGGGGAGGCTAAATGAGCTGCATAG GCTTGATGGTACGATTGAGGGGCACAATAGGAGGTCTAAGTACTCGTTGGAAGTCGAGGTGAGACTTTCAGACTGCAAAGCCCTTTCagcttttggtttttctctGCTTCCACTTTGGTTGCACATTGAGGCACGCCTTGAGCAACTTGCTGTCATAATCGACGAAGAAGAAGCTGCTTTTTTGGCATCCAGACATGTGAAGGCAGATGAATCCCATTATTCTTCACCTGGAAGATGCAAATACAATGCCCACCAAAATTCTACTGCAGAATCTGAGGCTAAACTTGGGGATCGACATCTAGATGCTTCTGTGATTGATGGCAGTGGCATGATGAAACCAGGTACTACTGTAGAGAAGACAATTGAGCAACCTTCTGTTCCTAGTGATGATACTGGTTGTGATTCTCCATCCAAATTTCCTAACAAGGCTGCTGTAAATGGTCTGctggaagaaggagaaattgaATCAAGTCTCCTTGATGACCATGTTGACTCAAGCCCAAATCCTGAAATTGACGGAACTGGTGGGCAAGAGGTTTCTGAACCTTATTCAGGGAAAACTGCTGACTTGGTGGAGAATTTGCATCATGATGTAGATATGGATGTTGACATGGAAGTCGATGAAGATAGTGAAAACCAAAATGTGGTGCCACAGACAACCTCTAGCACCAACTACTCCTTGCCTGCAGAGCATCAGATCTTTGCAAGTCAACCTTCGGTGGATCCTTTACCTCCAATTCCAGCCCCAGTTGGTGAACCATGTCCACCCCCTCCTTCAGAGGAGCCTCCGGAGGAGGATTGGattcctccacctcctcctgaCAATGACCCGACCCCTCCACCACCTCCAGATGATCCACCTGTGCCTCAATATGCTTCATCTTCTCTGTATGCTCATCATGAAAACATGTATCCTCCTTTACCATACACCCAGCATTACAGTTTCACATACACAGTTCCAGGTCTTGATTATTATGGAGTCACTGCCACTGAGGTTCCTGATGGCGTCTATTATTCTCATAGTGTTGCTGTTGGCAGTCAGCTTGAAGTTCAAGTACCGGGTTATGAGGAAATGGTGAATCCCATTGCTGAAGCCCCTTCTGTGATAACTAACCCAGTTGGACCTGTGCTATATTATGAAGCTCCAGGAACAGAATCTTCAGCATCTGTATCACAATCCTCTGGATACCATGACATTTTGGGAAGTATTTCCTATCAAGAGACATTGGGTGCTATCGGATCTACATGTGATTCATTACAGAGTCTTGAAGTAGAGGGTGATGCATCACCCTTCCGTAGTAGTACACAGGAGGCACCTAAACAAATTGCAGCTTCATCAGCCATGTTACCAGTACGAGAGAGTTCTACAGTTACAACTGccacagcagcagcagcagcagctgctGCTGCAGCTACAAAAAATCCATCTAAAG TAGGCCGTGTTAAGAAGAAAACAGTTTCTGTTGCATCAACTTTGAGGTCAAATAAGAAGGTCTCCTCGTTGGTAGATAAG TGGAAAGCTGCCAAGGAGGAATTGCATGCAGAAGAGAAGGATGAACCTGAAAATGCATATGAGATACTTGAGAGAAAGCGccagagagagatagag GAATGGCATGCAAAGCAGATTGCGAGTGGAGAGGCTCAGGAGAATGCTAATTTTCAGCCTCTTGGTGGTGACTG GAGGGAAAGGGTGAAACGGAAGAGAGCAGAGAAGAAAGGTATCGAGACAGAAACTGAGTCGGACCAAGCACCTATAGGAAAGCAGCAGCCTGACGTAACCAAACTCTCAGAAAACCTTCCTTCTGGATGGCAG GCATATTGGGATGAGTCTTCTAGTCAAGTTTACTATGGGAACTCATTGACTATGGAAACCACTTGGACTAGGCCGGTTTCTTGA
- the LOC116250091 gene encoding uncharacterized protein LOC116250091 isoform X1, whose translation MGKRKERRLAAMMAANRRVKLDLFAEPTGEMVEASLNDEAGGGFDQNDHPVECKSPSSSGKPPENPLLLLGQYSDDELDEAEVDKLHFAATENSHAGKQVLEANREGDDVMESKSAKSGTPHDNTEDAACKSNLLQASDNVDEDDISKVETATMLDSLGEASETVLISDVEPSEPQNVGDNAVVWKAVMHEQSGRYYYWNIETGETSWERPNSLTSELLTVGGEGETSAITDGGGVLLAPKEFLVLNGEPTAPADVHLSEGSEFATPLNNLSSIFDDTKPEDVREVKISISDDGRNSVAEDSFVDTEGTQTLSVDLVSGTKVAVQDAIIDSRHENSLDNGGSSAKIIQDEECKGKLVESDQLIERCNCLLGRLNELHRLDGTIEGHNRRSKYSLEVEVRLSDCKALSAFGFSLLPLWLHIEARLEQLAVIIDEEEAAFLASRHVKADESHYSSPGRCKYNAHQNSTAESEAKLGDRHLDASVIDGSGMMKPGTTVEKTIEQPSVPSDDTGCDSPSKFPNKAAVNGLLEEGEIESSLLDDHVDSSPNPEIDGTGGQEVSEPYSGKTADLVENLHHDVDMDVDMEVDEDSENQNVVPQTTSSTNYSLPAEHQIFASQPSVDPLPPIPAPVGEPCPPPPSEEPPEEDWIPPPPPDNDPTPPPPPDDPPVPQYASSSLYAHHENMYPPLPYTQHYSFTYTVPGLDYYGVTATEVPDGVYYSHSVAVGSQLEVQVPGYEEMVNPIAEAPSVITNPVGPVLYYEAPGTESSASVSQSSGYHDILGSISYQETLGAIGSTCDSLQSLEVEGDASPFRSSTQEAPKQIAASSAMLPVRESSTVTTATAAAAAAAAAATKNPSKVGRVKKKTVSVASTLRSNKKVSSLVDKWKAAKEELHAEEKDEPENAYEILERKRQREIEEWHAKQIASGEAQENANFQPLGGDWRERVKRKRAEKKGIETETESDQAPIGKQQPDVTKLSENLPSGWQAYWDESSSQVYYGNSLTMETTWTRPVS comes from the exons ATGGGTAAGAGGAAAGAGAGGCGACTCGCCGCCATGATGGCCGCCAACCGCCGTGTGAAGCTCGATCTCTTTGCGGAACCCACTG GAGAGATGGTTGAAGCCTCTTTAAATGATGAAGCTGGAGGGGGTTTTGATCAAAATGATCACCCTGTGGAATGCAAGTCACCATCTTCTTCAG gTAAACCCCCAGAGAACCCTTTGCTTTTGCTTGGACAATATAGCGATGATGAATTGGATGAGGCAGAGGTCGACAAACTTCATTTTGCTGCAACTGAGAATTCTCATGCTGGAAAG CAGGTATTGGAAGCGAATCGAGAGGGCGATGATGTGATGGAAAGTAAGAGTGCCAAATCAGGTACTCCCCATGACAACACAGAAGATGCTGCCTGTAAATCTAATCTGTTGCAAGCTAGCGATAATGTGGACGAGGATGATATTTCTAAAGTTGAAACAGCTACTATGTTGGATTCACTTGGTGAAGCTAGTGAGACAGTTTTAATATCTGATGTGGAGCCTTCCGAACCACAAAATGTGGGGGATAATGCAGTTGTTTGGAAAGCTGTGATGCATGAGCAGAGCGGTCGTTATTATTACTGGAACATTGAGACCGGTGAGACTTCATGGGAAAGGCCAAATTCTTTGACTTCAGAACTGTTGACGGTTGGTGGTGAAGGAGAAACTTCTGCCATCACAGATGGTGGTGGTGTGCTGTTAGCCCCAAAAGAGTTTCTTGTGCTAAATGGGGAACCTACTGCTCCTGCTGATGTTCATTTATCTGAGGGATCTGAGTTTGCCACACCTTTGAATAATCTTTCAAGCATTTTTGATGATACAAAGCCTGAAGATGTGCGTGAAGTGAAAATTTCAATATCCGATGATGGCAGGAATAGTGTTGCAGAAGACTCATTTGTGGATACTGAAGGAACGCAAACATTGTCTGTTGATTTAGTGAGTGGCACAAAAGTGGCGGTGCAGGATGCTATTATTGATAGCAGGCATGAGAATTCTTTGGATAATGGAGGAAGTAGTGCTAAGATCATTCAGGACGAAGAATGCAAAGGGAAGCTTGTCGAGTCAGATCAGCTTATTGAACGCTGCAATTGCTTGTTGGGGAGGCTAAATGAGCTGCATAG GCTTGATGGTACGATTGAGGGGCACAATAGGAGGTCTAAGTACTCGTTGGAAGTCGAGGTGAGACTTTCAGACTGCAAAGCCCTTTCagcttttggtttttctctGCTTCCACTTTGGTTGCACATTGAGGCACGCCTTGAGCAACTTGCTGTCATAATCGACGAAGAAGAAGCTGCTTTTTTGGCATCCAGACATGTGAAGGCAGATGAATCCCATTATTCTTCACCTGGAAGATGCAAATACAATGCCCACCAAAATTCTACTGCAGAATCTGAGGCTAAACTTGGGGATCGACATCTAGATGCTTCTGTGATTGATGGCAGTGGCATGATGAAACCAGGTACTACTGTAGAGAAGACAATTGAGCAACCTTCTGTTCCTAGTGATGATACTGGTTGTGATTCTCCATCCAAATTTCCTAACAAGGCTGCTGTAAATGGTCTGctggaagaaggagaaattgaATCAAGTCTCCTTGATGACCATGTTGACTCAAGCCCAAATCCTGAAATTGACGGAACTGGTGGGCAAGAGGTTTCTGAACCTTATTCAGGGAAAACTGCTGACTTGGTGGAGAATTTGCATCATGATGTAGATATGGATGTTGACATGGAAGTCGATGAAGATAGTGAAAACCAAAATGTGGTGCCACAGACAACCTCTAGCACCAACTACTCCTTGCCTGCAGAGCATCAGATCTTTGCAAGTCAACCTTCGGTGGATCCTTTACCTCCAATTCCAGCCCCAGTTGGTGAACCATGTCCACCCCCTCCTTCAGAGGAGCCTCCGGAGGAGGATTGGattcctccacctcctcctgaCAATGACCCGACCCCTCCACCACCTCCAGATGATCCACCTGTGCCTCAATATGCTTCATCTTCTCTGTATGCTCATCATGAAAACATGTATCCTCCTTTACCATACACCCAGCATTACAGTTTCACATACACAGTTCCAGGTCTTGATTATTATGGAGTCACTGCCACTGAGGTTCCTGATGGCGTCTATTATTCTCATAGTGTTGCTGTTGGCAGTCAGCTTGAAGTTCAAGTACCGGGTTATGAGGAAATGGTGAATCCCATTGCTGAAGCCCCTTCTGTGATAACTAACCCAGTTGGACCTGTGCTATATTATGAAGCTCCAGGAACAGAATCTTCAGCATCTGTATCACAATCCTCTGGATACCATGACATTTTGGGAAGTATTTCCTATCAAGAGACATTGGGTGCTATCGGATCTACATGTGATTCATTACAGAGTCTTGAAGTAGAGGGTGATGCATCACCCTTCCGTAGTAGTACACAGGAGGCACCTAAACAAATTGCAGCTTCATCAGCCATGTTACCAGTACGAGAGAGTTCTACAGTTACAACTGccacagcagcagcagcagcagctgctGCTGCAGCTACAAAAAATCCATCTAAAG TAGGCCGTGTTAAGAAGAAAACAGTTTCTGTTGCATCAACTTTGAGGTCAAATAAGAAGGTCTCCTCGTTGGTAGATAAG TGGAAAGCTGCCAAGGAGGAATTGCATGCAGAAGAGAAGGATGAACCTGAAAATGCATATGAGATACTTGAGAGAAAGCGccagagagagatagag GAATGGCATGCAAAGCAGATTGCGAGTGGAGAGGCTCAGGAGAATGCTAATTTTCAGCCTCTTGGTGGTGACTG GAGGGAAAGGGTGAAACGGAAGAGAGCAGAGAAGAAAGGTATCGAGACAGAAACTGAGTCGGACCAAGCACCTATAGGAAAGCAGCAGCCTGACGTAACCAAACTCTCAGAAAACCTTCCTTCTGGATGGCAG GCATATTGGGATGAGTCTTCTAGTCAAGTTTACTATGGGAACTCATTGACTATGGAAACCACTTGGACTAGGCCGGTTTCTTGA